The Lacipirellula parvula genome window below encodes:
- a CDS encoding PQQ-binding-like beta-propeller repeat protein has translation MIQRPSEEPMAGVQPPTDRTLSRGMQRAEESIAGGEYSQAIRFLDEILGRDEDFFVETGDAGEYSGMKQAARRLLRDLPPEGRQSYEESYGAEAQRQLEGAIASGDATALAKVSQRYLFTPAGYEAALLLAMDEADAGRHFSAALAYEQLLDAPEAARRFEPSLSIRAASSWLAAGEEEKAREILDQLIARGEQSIEIAGRTRKLDSQAAAIEWLRSVVGEPTGAIAQQERQWLTYRGNAARNGSVNGGLPHLRVRWEVRLLGPPRLETIFENLVAEFIRSEQPAPVASNVVAAGDYIVTRTPQGVLAVDFRTGKLVWRSQPQREQTLDNLMQSSLSGDEQAGNPEPLRAFARRVWEDYLYGVVSSDGERIYVVNNLNMPANQQYEVSPMLGGDASADRTATNRLTAYDLATQGKLLWEIDGQRTDGELPGTFFLGAPLAVGQSLYVLGEARSAVYLIALDRETGVVEWQQQLASLEASVQLDLRRRLQSLSPSYEGGILVCPTGAGVVMGVDLAKRSFAWAYRFDSQSSLPNFYPGRDAGNPFNPANNWTDNAVAIADGKVLLTPPESTSLHCLELDSGKLLWKTKRDEMKRLACVEGGRVLLVGNRKAKALLLENGKPAWKKETLGFANGAFPAGTGFVSNGKYFLPLTSAEVIAIDLADGRVAARTAPADGAPLGNLICHRGSVISQNGEYLDCYDQIDVLRKRSERTLKENPDDVAALRTLGEVAFNEGRLSDAITLLEHAYRAAPDELETREVLAESLSEALDVDFAGNRDRLTLLQELTDGGVARRVATLRIEAKGLFEVGELLASADACLKLYKLPEPADELMPISRGHQTTAARWVQAQLAAIWEAANDEQRGELKSRIDNELAGLGAEPRGEALDRSLAFFGNLPMTESLRLLKARELALAGQSLSAQQIFLDLADSAEPRVHREAVGRIAWQLHEAGLHTLATAYDAELAGPLADEVCFDEFTGRALVARWKEATPTDPNDWPQGRVIVAEAQTAPSMGARMRSPTFGIRMERTDSILGYSSPQFAQRGSEVLVTDNYGQEFFRSNLEGENQSIYRSFPGNFYSVSRGNLLVVSLGTQLAAFNTLSATDALAPSLMWRANIVTNLNYDQPIAQGNAGGNAARPGSYRAARAADAEGKPVGVIGPVTSRGVIFQDQRRLVCLDPTTGEVRWSRTDVPRGCELFGDDDYLFAIPPDKIEARVYSTVDGRFLGKRVTKPFREQVVSIGRNLLCWKTSGSKATLTSLDIWTGEVEWSQEFASGAAIDVDMGRYVAVADGKGRVVIVDGTNGETLVDYQAPESLRADELHLRVGQDDFLLLVRGPSSMNRGPEMQGFTMMESPVINGNALLFDRRSGEMRWNRPAEIEQQAYPLNQPVDLPFILFAGHLQREGNAGPRTALLALDKATGRAIMRRDDLPMNNGGTIVARISDAAQHQAVVETAGRTFLLQYTDQHRPPEPPSLAEVESERKASGGGLMGILFKFGRE, from the coding sequence GTGATTCAACGGCCGTCTGAGGAGCCGATGGCGGGCGTGCAGCCGCCGACCGATCGGACGCTCAGCCGTGGCATGCAGCGCGCCGAGGAAAGCATTGCCGGCGGCGAATACTCGCAAGCGATTCGCTTTCTCGACGAGATTTTGGGACGCGACGAAGACTTTTTCGTCGAAACAGGCGACGCTGGCGAATATTCCGGAATGAAGCAGGCCGCACGGCGGCTCTTGCGAGATCTCCCGCCCGAAGGGCGGCAATCGTACGAGGAGTCGTACGGAGCGGAGGCGCAGCGGCAGCTCGAGGGGGCCATCGCGAGCGGCGATGCGACGGCGCTCGCCAAAGTTTCGCAGCGGTACCTGTTCACGCCCGCCGGCTACGAGGCCGCGCTGCTGCTGGCGATGGACGAGGCCGACGCTGGCCGGCATTTCTCGGCGGCTCTCGCCTATGAGCAACTGCTCGATGCGCCGGAAGCGGCGCGTCGCTTCGAGCCATCGCTCTCGATTCGCGCCGCTTCCAGTTGGTTGGCGGCGGGGGAAGAAGAAAAGGCGCGGGAGATTCTCGATCAGCTGATCGCCCGCGGCGAGCAGTCGATTGAGATTGCCGGGCGGACGCGGAAGCTCGATTCTCAGGCGGCCGCGATCGAGTGGTTGCGGAGCGTCGTGGGCGAGCCGACCGGAGCGATCGCGCAGCAAGAACGCCAATGGCTCACGTACCGCGGCAACGCGGCTCGCAATGGCTCAGTAAACGGCGGGCTTCCTCATTTGCGCGTGCGGTGGGAAGTGCGGCTGCTGGGGCCGCCGCGGTTGGAGACGATCTTCGAGAACCTCGTCGCTGAATTCATCCGCTCAGAGCAGCCTGCGCCCGTCGCGAGCAACGTCGTCGCCGCGGGCGACTACATCGTCACCCGCACGCCGCAGGGGGTGCTGGCGGTTGATTTCCGGACGGGAAAGCTCGTCTGGCGCAGCCAGCCACAGCGCGAGCAGACGCTCGACAACCTGATGCAATCGTCGCTGAGCGGCGACGAGCAAGCGGGCAATCCGGAACCATTACGCGCGTTCGCGCGTCGCGTTTGGGAAGACTACCTGTACGGCGTTGTGAGCAGCGATGGCGAGCGCATCTACGTCGTCAACAACCTCAACATGCCGGCGAATCAGCAATATGAGGTTTCGCCGATGTTGGGAGGCGATGCGTCGGCCGATCGCACGGCGACGAACCGCCTCACAGCGTACGATCTTGCGACGCAGGGCAAATTGTTGTGGGAGATCGACGGGCAGCGCACGGACGGGGAACTGCCAGGGACGTTCTTCCTGGGGGCGCCGTTGGCGGTTGGGCAATCGCTGTACGTGCTGGGAGAAGCGAGGAGCGCGGTGTATCTGATCGCGCTCGATCGCGAAACGGGCGTTGTCGAATGGCAGCAGCAGTTGGCAAGCCTGGAAGCGAGCGTCCAACTCGATCTACGGCGGCGGCTGCAATCGCTGTCACCCTCGTATGAGGGCGGGATTCTCGTTTGTCCGACGGGCGCCGGCGTGGTGATGGGCGTCGATCTGGCGAAACGCTCGTTTGCTTGGGCGTACCGCTTCGATTCGCAGTCGTCACTACCGAACTTTTATCCCGGTCGCGACGCCGGGAATCCCTTCAACCCCGCGAACAACTGGACCGACAATGCCGTGGCGATCGCTGACGGCAAAGTGTTGCTGACGCCGCCTGAATCGACGTCGCTCCACTGCCTGGAACTGGACAGCGGCAAGCTCCTGTGGAAGACCAAGCGGGACGAGATGAAGCGGCTTGCCTGCGTCGAAGGGGGCCGCGTATTGCTCGTCGGCAATCGAAAGGCCAAGGCGCTGCTGCTCGAGAACGGCAAGCCGGCTTGGAAGAAGGAGACGCTCGGGTTCGCCAACGGGGCGTTTCCGGCGGGCACCGGCTTCGTGAGCAACGGCAAGTATTTCCTGCCGCTGACTTCGGCCGAGGTGATCGCGATTGATCTGGCCGATGGTCGCGTGGCGGCGCGAACGGCGCCTGCGGACGGGGCTCCGCTGGGGAATCTCATTTGCCACCGCGGTTCGGTGATCTCGCAAAATGGCGAGTACCTCGACTGCTACGACCAGATCGACGTACTGCGCAAACGCTCGGAGCGAACGCTCAAGGAGAATCCCGACGACGTCGCCGCGCTGCGGACGTTGGGCGAGGTCGCGTTCAACGAAGGACGGCTCAGCGATGCGATCACGCTGCTTGAGCACGCTTATCGTGCAGCGCCGGATGAGTTGGAAACACGCGAGGTGTTGGCGGAGAGTTTGTCGGAAGCGCTCGACGTCGACTTCGCCGGCAATCGCGACAGGCTAACGCTCCTGCAGGAATTGACCGACGGCGGCGTCGCTCGGCGGGTGGCGACGTTGCGCATCGAAGCGAAAGGCCTGTTCGAGGTTGGCGAGTTGCTCGCCTCGGCGGACGCCTGCTTGAAGCTATACAAACTGCCGGAACCGGCGGACGAGTTGATGCCCATCAGCCGCGGCCACCAGACGACGGCCGCACGTTGGGTGCAGGCGCAATTGGCCGCGATTTGGGAGGCGGCGAACGACGAGCAGCGGGGCGAACTTAAAAGTCGCATCGATAACGAACTCGCTGGGCTCGGCGCCGAGCCGCGCGGCGAGGCCTTGGACCGATCGCTGGCGTTCTTCGGCAACCTGCCGATGACGGAATCGCTACGGCTGCTGAAAGCACGCGAGCTGGCGCTGGCGGGCCAATCGCTCAGCGCTCAGCAGATTTTTCTCGATCTCGCCGATTCTGCCGAGCCGCGCGTCCATCGCGAAGCGGTAGGCAGAATCGCCTGGCAACTGCATGAAGCAGGGCTGCACACGCTGGCGACGGCGTACGACGCGGAGTTGGCGGGACCGCTTGCCGACGAGGTGTGCTTCGATGAGTTTACCGGCCGGGCGCTCGTCGCGCGGTGGAAAGAAGCAACGCCGACCGATCCGAACGACTGGCCGCAGGGTCGCGTGATCGTGGCGGAGGCGCAAACCGCGCCGTCGATGGGCGCGCGGATGCGCTCGCCGACGTTTGGGATTCGGATGGAGCGGACGGATTCAATCCTCGGCTATTCGTCGCCGCAGTTCGCGCAACGCGGCAGCGAAGTGCTGGTGACCGACAACTACGGCCAGGAGTTCTTTCGCAGCAATCTCGAAGGCGAGAACCAAAGCATCTACCGGAGTTTCCCCGGCAACTTCTACAGCGTCTCGCGCGGCAATTTGTTGGTCGTCTCGCTGGGGACGCAATTGGCGGCGTTCAACACGCTGTCGGCGACGGATGCGTTGGCGCCGAGTTTGATGTGGCGCGCGAACATCGTGACGAACCTGAACTACGACCAGCCGATCGCGCAGGGCAACGCCGGCGGCAATGCGGCGCGGCCGGGTTCGTATCGAGCCGCGCGTGCGGCGGATGCGGAAGGCAAGCCAGTGGGCGTGATCGGCCCTGTCACCAGCCGCGGGGTGATTTTTCAAGACCAGCGACGGCTCGTCTGCTTGGACCCGACCACCGGCGAAGTTCGTTGGTCGCGAACCGACGTGCCGCGCGGCTGCGAACTGTTCGGCGACGACGACTATCTATTCGCCATTCCGCCCGACAAGATCGAAGCGCGCGTCTACAGTACGGTCGACGGCCGCTTCCTTGGCAAGCGCGTGACGAAGCCGTTCCGGGAGCAAGTTGTCTCGATCGGCCGGAATCTGCTTTGTTGGAAGACCTCAGGCAGTAAGGCGACGCTTACCTCGCTCGACATTTGGACGGGCGAGGTCGAGTGGTCGCAGGAATTTGCTTCCGGCGCGGCGATCGACGTCGACATGGGACGCTACGTCGCCGTCGCCGACGGCAAGGGACGCGTGGTGATCGTCGATGGAACCAACGGCGAAACGCTCGTCGACTATCAGGCGCCGGAGTCGCTGCGGGCGGATGAGCTCCACCTGCGCGTGGGGCAAGACGATTTTCTGCTGCTGGTGCGGGGGCCTTCCTCCATGAATCGCGGGCCCGAGATGCAAGGGTTCACGATGATGGAATCCCCGGTGATCAACGGCAACGCGCTGTTGTTTGACCGCCGCAGCGGCGAGATGCGGTGGAATCGGCCTGCGGAGATCGAGCAACAGGCTTACCCGCTGAATCAGCCGGTCGACTTGCCGTTCATCCTGTTCGCCGGCCACCTGCAGCGTGAAGGGAACGCCGGGCCGCGCACGGCGCTCTTGGCGCTCGATAAGGCGACGGGGCGGGCGATCATGCGGCGCGACGATTTGCCGATGAACAACGGCGGCACGATTGTCGCGCGGATTTCTGATGCGGCGCAACATCAGGCCGTCGTCGAAACAGCGGGGCGGACGTTTTTGTTGCAGTACACCGATCAGCACCGACCGCCGGAACCTCCCTCGCTTGCCGAGGTTGAATCTGAGCGAAAGGCGAGCGGCGGCGGCTTGATGGGCATCTTGTTCAAATTTGGTCGCGAGTAA